Genomic segment of Bos taurus isolate L1 Dominette 01449 registration number 42190680 breed Hereford chromosome X, ARS-UCD2.0, whole genome shotgun sequence:
TGTCTAAACAATGGGGAGCATTGAAGACTTCTGAGTAGTACCAAGGAGGGGCCTAAGCTCCCAAATATATTTGGTCCCACTCTTCAGAATGCCTGTCTATCCCACACTCTGGTCTGCTTTCTCCTTCACCATCTTTGGGGCAGACTTGTTAGCCTTCTTCTTTAGGAGCACACAGTACACTAAACCTTTATATTTGTGCAATATTTTAGTGCTCACCAAACCTTCTGAGAGATGGATTACAGGAAAGCCTATATACTAGGAGGCAAAAAAGGGAAGGAGCATCATAGGGTAAAATGGGGCTTGATGTGTAACTCACTATGAACCATGGCTGGAGATTCTTGACTTGCCCCTAAGAACAATAATCACTGAACTGTTGAAGTACAGGCTGGGCCTAAAGATGGGGGTGAAGAAGCTAAAAGGGCAATTGAGCCAAGGTCTTAAGCCAGGAAAGCTAAATGCCTTTTGCTGAGGGCCCTCCTGACCTCAGAGATGGCCTTTGCTCCCTTCCAGTGGGATGTGGGCCTGATGGCTTGTGCAAGAACTTCAGCCTCCTGAGGGGACTAACTCTGTGCTGTGTTGTTTATAGGTTTGACTTCAATGCTCATCCTGAACTCCATCAACTCACATCTGCGGAATCAATTCCCCCAATTTTCCTGTATCAAGGCCATCGACATCTATATGGTCGTATGCTTCTTCTTCGTGTTCTTGTCCTTGGTGGAGTATGTCTACATCAACTACCTTTTCTACAACCGAAGAGGATCCCGGCATTCTCAGAGGCAACTCAGAAGAGCCCTAAGAGTCATGGAGCGCTACCGCTACCGAGAGGCAGAGCAGGTTTGGCTTTTTGAATGACAATCCACTTTCCTTGAGCACCTCTTAAACCAAAGATTAGCACTTGAACCTTTTGTATTTCTTAGCTCCTTTCATCttcacacaacacacacacacacacacacacacacacacacactagataaGACAGAAGTAGAACAATTTATTTTCACTCCTTTATAGGTTGAGTTATTGTCCAAGGTCACAAGGCTAACAAGTGGCAGAGATAGACTTCCCCAGACCTTTGGGCTTCAGATCTGGTCTACTCAGCATGCTTCACAGGGTAGGCCGTGGAGCCAGAAGGTCAAAGGGAACACAGGGAAGCTGcaaggaagagacaccagagaggcTGACCTACCTCTCCTTCCTTTGCTCTTCTGACTCCAAAAGCCATGCTGAGTCTTTTGCTGCTGGCAGTGTGTTAGTGTCCCTGCTTCACAGGGAGCCCACACCCACCTGCCTGAGAAGGTCTTGCCTCTGCTCACTACACAGCACTCCAGAGTGGGCAGCATAAGCTCTCGATGCTAACAGCCTTGTATATGCTAACAGCCTCTTGGTCCTGTTCCTCAGCACCATGCGCACAAGAGACGCCGGGAAGAAGAGGCAGTTTGCCCAGTGGATGAGCCCATCAATCGTGCTGACGAGGAAagtccttcctctcctccctccccaaaagTGATTGTTCATACAGCATTCAATGACCAGGTTCACCTAGAAGATGAAACTGACTCTCCTCCCTCTAGCCCATGGTGGGCCGGCCTAGCAAGCCCAGAAAGTCTTGGCTCTTTGGCCTCCCTCACAAAGGAGGCACCACTGGCCTCCTCAGAAAGCCTCAGTTCGCTGTCCTCTCTCTCTGATGGGGCCTCGCTGGCCACCACAGAAAGCCTGAGTGATCTCCCGTCCACCTCAGAGCAGGTGGTGCACGATGACGGCATTCGAGTTAATGGTATTGATGTTGATAACAGTGTTGTTCCCACCGAAATCCGCAACCTTGCTGAGACCCATGACCCAGAAGAAGACCCTGGAGAGAGCTCTGACTCCGATGAGAGTGAAGACAATGGCCCCAGCAAGAAGCGTCTGCTTGTCCATGGCCAGAGGCATGTGCAAGAAGCAACCTATGAGCTTCAGGAGATCTGTAACACCCTTCGTGATATCCATAGCTTACCTGATGATGTCATAGTTGAGAGCGGCTACCCTGACCTTGAGGAGCAACTCAAGCGTAAAGTTGACAGTACCGGAAGCCTTCATAGTGATGATTTTATGGACTTTGATGGAGACAAGGAGAGCAACTCGGAGTCTGATAACAGTTTCCCCCCAAGCCCTGGCTGCTCCTTCAGTAAAGGGTTCTCCTCCGATCTCTTTCACCCTGACTACATTCCTAAGGTTGACCAATGCTGCCGGCTCCTCTTCCCTCTTGCCTTCGTGGTGTTCAACATTGTGTACTGGGTGTATCATATCTATTAGTTCCCTAGCGTCCCCAAGTGGCAGGGACACTGTGCTGTGCCCCTTTCGTAGTTCCTTTTTGttccattttgccttcttttctgtcttcattttacatTATAGTTATTAGGCACTTGAGTCCATTCCacctttttctttataaatatgaTGTGAGAAGTAGTTGAAAAGGATGTATTCTGGCCAGAAGGGAAGGGATTGAAGAGGAGTTCGAGGTAAAGAACACACTGAATTTCCCTTCCTTCTGAAGACTATCACATTGTCAATGACTTCTAACACCTAAGTAAGACAGAAAAGCCACCTGGAAATGTTTACAGGACAGAGAGGAGCCAAATTGGAGGACAGGAAGGATCTGAGCCCTGTGTACAAAAACATTTTTGGGGACTTTTCTGTCCCACTGAAgtgttaaattttctttttcattagttttttcttctgtttttttttttttttccccttcctagtGATTATGGT
This window contains:
- the GABRQ gene encoding gamma-aminobutyric acid receptor subunit theta precursor, which produces MSIRGMLRAAVFLLLIRTWLAEGSDLSSTPKFHVELSSTVPEVVLNLFDCKNCANEATVHKILDRVLSNYDSRLRPNFGGTPVPVGVSIYVSSIEQISEVTMDYTITMFFHQTWKDPRLAYHETNLNLTLDYRLFEKLWVPDCYFLNSKEAFVHDATVENRVFQLHPDGTVRYGIRLTTTAACSMNLEKFPLDKQTCKLEVESYGYTVDDILLYWEGSGNAVQGTEKLHIPQFSFLGKTISTKEVFFYTGSYVRLILRFLVKREVTSYLVQIYWPSVLTTVVSWISFWMNYESSAARVTVGLTSMLILNSINSHLRNQFPQFSCIKAIDIYMVVCFFFVFLSLVEYVYINYLFYNRRGSRHSQRQLRRALRVMERYRYREVIVHTAFNDQVHLEDETDSPPSSPWWAGLASPESLGSLASLTKEAPLASSESLSSLSSLSDGASLATTESLSDLPSTSEQVVHDDGIRVNGIDVDNSVVPTEIRNLAETHDPEEDPGESSDSDESEDNGPSKKRLLVHGQRHVQEATYELQEICNTLRDIHSLPDDVIVESGYPDLEEQLKRKVDSTGSLHSDDFMDFDGDKESNSESDNSFPPSPGCSFSKGFSSDLFHPDYIPKVDQCCRLLFPLAFVVFNIVYWVYHIY